The Coffea arabica cultivar ET-39 chromosome 8e, Coffea Arabica ET-39 HiFi, whole genome shotgun sequence genome window below encodes:
- the LOC113738815 gene encoding protein FAR1-RELATED SEQUENCE 5-like, which produces MEFNSEEDAYKFYNKYAFKMDFSVRKDYLNKDKDGVTTSRRYSCCKEGVKRKYEGDVMPKRTRAPTKTGCGAKMVIVLFRGTMKYRVHDLVLEHNHELHIAQCAHMMPSQRKVSVAQGFQAEISEDAGLSLKQSHELMGKEAGGMGNVGYTRDDLKRYFRTRRERSLKYGEAGMLIDYNFFGDVVTFDTTYKTNKEYRPLEVFVGFNQHRRNFMKHLGNHHKENSDLPYMFGACMYEFEEVEQFNRVWEAMVKEHNLEKNNEGLSGLYRIRDKWFFRHFNRVVDEKRHNELIAEYKMRQKLPMIGLRQTPMLVHASETYSPTVFVAFQNEYGESTAMVILRQQDAAMFVEFAVMRYDGGPERTGVFNRNDLSVRCSCKKYENEGILYGHALKVFDTVGIKIISPEYIKRRWTKRARAGDCFDRRGQEVVADPKVMISTRYRELAPTMIKVSTRAAMSEDTSKVVITVISDLSKRVELLLSESEEQPLQNQKNLNMEERDKIEIVNEMGEAVVARGIKK; this is translated from the exons ATGGAGTTCAACAGTGAAGAGGATGCGTACAAGTTTTACAACAAGTATGCCTTTAAAATGGATTTCAGTGTACGTAAAGACTATCTGAATAAAGACAAAGACGGCGTGACCACGTCTAGGAGATATAGTTGCTGCAAAGAAGGTGTGAAACGCAAGTATGAAGGTGATGTGATGCCAAAGAGGACACGAGCGCCGACGAAAACAGGGTGTGGAGCTAAAATGGTTATCGTGTTGTTTAGAGGGACAATGAAGTACCGTGTGCATGACCTTGTCTTAGAGCATAATCATGAGTTGCACATTGCTCAATGTGCTCACATGATGCCATCACAAAGAAAAGTGAGTGTGGCTCAAGGATTCCAAGCTGAAATAAGCGAGGATGCTGGGCTTTCATTGAAACAGAGCCATGAGCTTATGGGAAAGGAAGCAGGTGGGATGGGTAATGTGGGATATACTCGAGATGATCTTAAACGATATTTTCGAACGAGACGGGAAAGGAGCTTGAAATATGGAGAAGCAG GAATGTTAATTGACTACAACTTTTTTGGAGACGTAGTAACATTCGAcacaacctacaaaacaaataaagaatacCGGCCACTTGAAGTATTTGTGGGTTTTAACCAGCATAG GCGTAATTTTATGAAACATCTTGGCAATCACCATAAGGAAAATAGTGATCTTCCATACATGTTTGGTGCCTGTATGTATGAGTTTGAAGAAGTGGAACAATTCAATAGGGTGTGGGAGGCGATGGTGAAGGAACACAAtcttgaaaaaaataatgaagggCTCTCCGGGTTGTATAGAATTCGTGATAAATGG TTCTTTAGACATTTCAATCGGGTGGTTGATGAAAAGAGACATAATGAACTGATCGCAGAATATAAAATGAGGCAAAAGCTCCCCATGATAGGGTTAAGGCAAACACCCATGCTTGTGCATGCATCAGAAACGTATTCACCAACCGTATTTGTTGCATTCCAAAATGAATATGGCGAGTCAACAGCTATGGTTATATTGAGACAACAAGATGCAGCGATGTTTGTGGAGTTTGCGGTCATGAGGTATGATGGAGGACCTGAAAGAACAGGAGTATTCAATCGGAATGATCTAAGTGTACGTTGCAGTTGCAAAAAATACGAGAATGAAGGCATTTTATATGGGCACGCGTTGAAGGTGTTTGATACCGTGGGCATAAAAATAATTTCTCCTGAATACATTAAGAGGCGATGGACAAAAAGAGCTCGGGCTGGAGACTGTTTTGATCGGCGAGGACAAGAAGTTGTGGCTGATCCTAAAGTAATGATTTCAACTCGTTATCGGGAGCTCGCTCCAACCATGATTAAGGTCTCAACTCGAGCAGCAATGTCGGAGGACACCAGCAAAGTAGTAATCACTGTCATATCCGATTTGTCAAAGAGAGTTGAGCTCCTCCTCTCAGAAAGCGAAGAGCAACCtttgcaaaatcaaaaaaatctgaATATGGAGGAAcgagataaaattgaaattgtaaatgaaATGGGAGAGGCAGTAGTCGCAAGAGGCATTAAAAAATGA